The Humulus lupulus chromosome 4, drHumLupu1.1, whole genome shotgun sequence genome has a window encoding:
- the LOC133831357 gene encoding cytochrome P450 93A3-like has product MEDYQNYIILFLLWLVSTIVVRAIFTKSKTKGRLPPSPYALPIIGHLHHLGPLPHQSLHNLSNRYGPLMHLYLGSVPTVVASSPEVAKEFFKTHEAAFSSRPLPSILNYLSYPSPDLTFAPYGPYWKFLKKVCMSQLLGGKTLNLLLPVRTEERKRFLTSILKKAELNESVNVGKELKKLTNNIISRMIMSKRCAHNEDEADEITDVVNGSAEVAGAFNVSDFIWFCKNLDLQGLKKKSTAIHEKFDKMVETIIKDHRAHVQKEDNFVPRDFLDILLQISDDEGSDVKLTQENIKSFFLDVFVAGTNTSSITLEWALAELVNHPKIMKKAMDEIDTVVGKTRLVEESDVANLPYIQAIVKETLRLHPPGPILSRIASETCAIDGYEIKQNTRLLINVWAISRDPNHWENPLEFKPERFYNEEGSENFKQVDVRGQHFQLLPFGSGRRVCPGTTLGLQVVHTNLASMLQCFEWKTDGLVDMDEGAGLTLPRAHSLVCAPKARLSPLPL; this is encoded by the exons ATGGAGGATTACCAAAACTACATCATTCTCTTCTTGCTTTGGCTAGTGTCCACCATTGTGGTACGAGCCATATTCACCAAGAGTAAAACCAAGGGTCGACTACCACCAAGCCCATATGCTCTCCCTATCATTGGACACCTTCACCACCTTGGTCCCTTACCACACCAATCTCTCCACAACCTCTCAAACCGCTATGGACCCTTAATGCATCTTTATCTTGGCTCTGTCCCAACTGTAGTGGCTTCCTCTCCAGAAGTGGCCAAAGAGTTCTTCAAAACTCACGAAGCTGCCTTCTCTAGTCGCCCTCTCCCCAGTATTCTTAACTACCTTTCTTACCCTTCACCTGACTTGACCTTTGCCCCCTACGGTCCTTACTGGAAGTTCTTGAAGAAAGTTTGCATGTCTCAGCTTCTTGGTGGCAAAACTCTTAATCTTCTTCTTCCAGTTAGGACCGAAGAAAGAAAGAGATTCTTAACGTCCATTCTTAAGAAAGCTGAGTTGAATGAGTCTGTTAACGTTGGGAAAGAGCTGAAAAAGCTTACCAACAATATCATATCGAGAATGATCATGAGCAAAAGGTGTGCCCATAATGAGGATGAAGCCGATGAGATCACTGATGTGGTCAACGGCTCAGCTGAGGTTGCTGGagcttttaatgtttctgattttaTTTGGTTCTGTAAGAACTTAGACTTGCAGGGACTTAAGAAGAAGAGTACGGCCATCCATGAAAAGTTTGACAAAATGGTTGAGACCATCATAAAAGATCATCGAGCACACGTACAGAAGGAAGATAATTTCGTTCCAAGAGATTTTCTTGATATTTTGCTTCAAATATCTGACGATGAAGGCTCAGACGTCAAACTAACCCAAGAAAACATCAAGTCATTCTTCCTG GATGTATTTGTAGCTGGGACAAACACGTCTTCCATTACTTTAGAATGGGCCCTAGCTGAGCTAGTAAATCATCCAAAAATAATGAAGAAAGCAATGGATGAAATAGATACTGTAGTTGGAAAAACAAGACTCGTAGAAGAATCAGATGTGGCCAACCTTCCATACATTCAAGCTATTGTGAAAGAGACACTAAGACTTCACCCACCTGGGCCAATATTAAGCAGAATAGCATCTGAAACTTGCGCTATTGATGGCTATGAGATTAAACAGAACACTCGATTATTGATCAATGTTTGGGCCATTAGCAGGGACCCAAACCACTGGGAAAACCCACTTGAGTTCAAGCCAGAAAGGTTCTACAACGAAGAAGGAAGTGAAAACTTCAAGCAAGTAGATGTGAGGGGACAACACTTCCAGCTTCTGCCATTTGGGAGTGGAAGAAGAGTGTGCCCTGGTACTACTCTTGGATTGCAAGTTGTTCATACAAACCTTGCTTCAATGCTTCAGTGCTTTGAGTGGAAAACTGATGGACTTGTTGACATGGATGAGGGAGCTGGCTTAACCCTCCCAAGGGCTCATTCTCTAGTCTGTGCACCCAAGGCCAGACTTAGTCCACTACCGCTATGA
- the LOC133831355 gene encoding uncharacterized protein At5g03900, chloroplastic, with the protein MASISSCFTLPPKPRVYLKPSIFRELPKKFPLYQTPIFPGRSAKYRGSQTFVPVVRAGIDVTTAIRPGGIVESDKIPSDVRKRAMDAVDACGGRVTIGDVASRAGLKLNEAQKALQALAADANGFLEVSDEGDVLYVFPKDYRAKLAAKSVRIKLEPFFEKAKAGTEYIVRVSFGTALIASIVIVYTTIIAILSSKSEEDNRGRRGRSYDSGFTFFLSPTDLFWYWDPNYYRRRRIQVDDDNKMNFVESIFSFVFGDGDPNQGIEEERWKLIGQYITSNGGVVAAEELAPYLDVETSGRSTDDDSYILPVLLRFDGQPEIDEEGNILYRFPSLQRTASSQRSGRKEYVGRKWTDWVGGVEKFFKEKKLQFSKTSSSERALVIGLGGLNLFGVIILGTMFKEISIPPSGFIKFAADIFPLLQVYAGSFFAIPLFRWFFLRNKNGQIEKRNRAREQRARALELPDISLRRKLLSARDMAQRTVIGRDQIVYSTDKDFVEQDYEAREWDRRFREIEKD; encoded by the exons ATGGCCTCCATATCCAGCTGCTTCACTCTTCCACCCAAGCCTCGTGTCTACCTAAAACCCTCTATTTTCCGAGAACTtcccaaaaaatttcccctttACCAAACACCCATTTTCCCAGGACGCTCGGCTAAGTACAGGGGATCTCAAACATTTGTGCCGGTTGTCAGAGCTGGCATTGATGTAACGACCGCAATCAGGCCTGGAGGTATTGTTGAGAGCGATAAAATACCCAGTGATGTCAGGAAGCGAGCTATGGATGCTGTGGACGCTTGTGGTGGAAGGGTTACTATAGGGGACGTCGCTAGCAGGGCTGGGCTTAAGTTGAATGAAGCTCAGAAAGCTTTGCAAGCTCTTGCTGCTGATGCTAATGGTTTCCTAGAG GTCTCTGACGAAGGTGATGTTCTCTATGTTTTCCCAAAAGATTATCGAGCAAAGCTTGCGGCCAAATCAGTGAGGATAAAGCTTGAACCTTTCTTTGAAAAGGCTAAG GCTGGAACTGAGTATATAGTTAGAGTGTCTTTTGGCACTGCTCTAATTGCGTCTATTGTTATTGTTTATACCACAATCATCGCTATTCTTTCTAGTAAGAG TGAAGAAGATAATCGGGGAAGACGAGGAAGATCATATGATTCAGGATTTACTTTTTTCTTAAGTCCAACTGATCTCTTTTG GTACTGGGATCCAAATTACTATAGAAGGCGAAGAATACAAGTAGATGATGACAACAAGATGAACTTTGTTGAATCT ATTTTCTCATTTGTATTTGGGGATGGTGATCCAAATCAAGGAATTGAAGAAGAGAGATGGAAGTTG ATTGGCCAGTACATAACATCTAATGGTGGTGTGGTTGCAGCCGAGGAACTTGCTCCATATCTTGACGTAGAAACTTCAGGAAGATCCACA GATGATGATTCGTACATCTTACCTGTTCTTTTACGGTTTGATGGTCAACCTGAAATTGATGAAGAG GGAAATATTCTGTATAGATTTCCGTCTCTCCAGCGCACGGCTTCTTCTCAAAGGAGTGGAAGAAAGGAATATGTTGGCAGGAAATGGACTGATTGGGTTGGAGGGGTTGAGAAATTTTTCAAGGAGAAGAAACTGCAATTCAG CAAAACTAGCTCTTCTGAGAGAGCGTTGGTCATTGGACTGGGTGGGCTCAATCTTTTTGGGGTTATAATTCTTGGAACTATGTTTAA GGAAATTTCAATTCCACCAAGTGGCTTTATTAAATTTGCAGCTGACATATTTCCTCTACTTCAG GTCTATGCTGGTTCTTTCTTTGCGATTCCCTTGTTCCGGTGGTTTTTCTTGCGTAATAAGAATGGTCAGATAGAGAAGAGAAACCGTGCAAGAGAACAACGAGCCCGGGCACTTGAGCTTCCAGATATCTCTCTAAGGCGAAAG CTTCTCAGCGCCCGGGACATGGCTCAAAGAACAGTAATAGGACGGGATCAAATCGTATATAGTACTGACAAAGATTTTGTTGAGCAAGACTACGAGGCTCGAGAATGGGATCGAAGATTTCGGGAGATAGAGAAAGATTAA